The Deinococcus roseus genome window below encodes:
- the gap gene encoding type I glyceraldehyde-3-phosphate dehydrogenase → MKVGINGFGRIGRLVFRILVERGIEVVAINDLTDNKTLATLLKYDSTAGRFNGTVEYDDDSLTVNGKKIKALAVRNPAELPWGELGADLIIESTGIFTNREQASLHLQAGAKKVLITAPAKNEDISIVLGVNEQDYDAAVHNIISNASCTTNSLAAPMKLIDEAFGIEKAIMTTVHSYTNDQRVLDLPHSDLRRARAAGINIIPTSTGAAKAVAQVYPNLKGKFDGTSLRVPTPTGSISDVVVLLKRDVTVAEVNAVFKAAAEGSHKGIIDYTEDPIVLTDIQGDPHSAIIDGGLTMAMGNLVKFFSWYDNEWGYSNRIADLVELIQNKA, encoded by the coding sequence ATGAAAGTAGGCATTAACGGTTTCGGACGCATCGGACGCTTGGTCTTCCGTATTCTCGTCGAACGCGGCATTGAAGTTGTTGCCATCAACGACCTCACCGACAACAAAACCCTCGCAACCCTTCTGAAATATGACTCCACCGCCGGTCGCTTCAACGGCACTGTGGAATATGATGATGACTCCCTCACTGTCAACGGCAAGAAAATCAAAGCCCTGGCCGTGAGAAACCCCGCAGAACTCCCCTGGGGCGAGCTGGGTGCAGACCTCATCATCGAGTCCACCGGCATCTTCACCAACAGAGAGCAGGCTTCCCTGCACCTGCAGGCCGGAGCCAAAAAAGTCCTGATCACTGCTCCCGCCAAGAACGAGGACATCTCCATCGTGCTGGGCGTCAACGAGCAAGATTATGATGCAGCTGTTCACAACATCATTTCCAACGCTTCTTGCACCACCAACAGCCTTGCTGCACCCATGAAGCTGATCGATGAAGCTTTCGGCATCGAAAAAGCCATCATGACCACCGTGCACAGCTACACCAACGACCAGCGCGTGCTGGACCTGCCCCACTCTGACCTGCGCCGTGCCCGTGCTGCCGGAATCAACATCATCCCCACCAGCACCGGAGCCGCCAAAGCCGTTGCTCAGGTTTACCCCAACCTGAAAGGCAAGTTCGATGGCACCTCCCTGCGCGTCCCCACCCCCACTGGCTCGATCAGTGACGTGGTGGTGCTGCTCAAGCGTGATGTCACCGTGGCAGAAGTCAACGCCGTGTTCAAGGCTGCAGCCGAGGGTTCCCACAAGGGCATCATCGACTACACCGAAGATCCCATCGTGCTGACCGACATCCAGGGCGACCCCCACAGCGCCATCATCGATGGTGGTCTGACCATGGCCATGGGCAATCTGGTCAAATTCTTCAGCTGGTACGACAACGAGTGGGGCTACAGCAACC
- a CDS encoding cation:proton antiporter domain-containing protein, protein MSLTLMFLQLAVILLVARLVGLLMRRMGQPQVIGEILAGIALGPSLLGLMAPTVQHALFPAESVGLLKNLSSLGLVLFMFLVGLELDLQQIQKMYRKAINISIGGMVLPLLLGIGAGAFLMSYPEYLAASQTPLVGVLFLGVALSVTAFPVLARILSEFGMTRTRLGALALASAAIDDVVAWLLLAGVLVLARGNSEHAVVQGAGTMVFLLVCSLVLRPMLRWLADFLSQKQATDWALPIWMVLLFLCASATEYLEMHYVMGAFLFGMISPRGWVVQAMEQRIAPLTTQLMLPIFFVISGLNTQLNLLSSISGWLVALLMIFLASAGKLVGCGWLAWRSGESRGDALALAGLMNARGLMELVMLNIGLQMGLIGPLLFSIMVLMAVVTTMLATPIFQLGMRWSGQQMGETSAKTPQ, encoded by the coding sequence ATGAGTCTGACCCTGATGTTTTTACAACTGGCTGTGATTTTGCTGGTGGCCAGGCTGGTTGGCCTGCTGATGCGCCGCATGGGTCAACCCCAGGTGATTGGAGAGATTCTGGCTGGCATTGCTCTGGGGCCTTCCTTGCTGGGCCTCATGGCACCCACAGTGCAACATGCCCTGTTTCCAGCAGAATCTGTGGGGCTCCTGAAGAACCTCAGCAGTCTGGGGCTGGTGCTGTTCATGTTTCTGGTGGGTCTGGAACTGGATTTGCAACAGATCCAGAAGATGTACCGCAAAGCCATCAACATTTCCATTGGTGGAATGGTTTTGCCCTTGTTGCTGGGCATTGGGGCTGGAGCTTTTCTGATGTCTTATCCAGAGTATCTGGCTGCTTCTCAAACCCCGCTGGTGGGGGTGCTTTTTCTGGGGGTGGCGCTTTCCGTGACCGCTTTTCCAGTGCTTGCTCGCATTCTGTCTGAATTTGGCATGACCCGCACCCGTCTGGGTGCTCTGGCCCTGGCCAGTGCTGCCATAGATGATGTGGTGGCCTGGCTTTTGCTGGCAGGTGTTCTGGTGCTCGCCAGAGGGAACTCTGAACATGCTGTGGTGCAAGGTGCAGGAACCATGGTGTTTCTGCTGGTGTGCTCTCTGGTGTTGCGTCCCATGCTGCGCTGGTTGGCAGATTTCCTCAGCCAGAAACAGGCCACCGATTGGGCCCTTCCCATCTGGATGGTTCTGCTGTTTCTGTGTGCCTCGGCCACCGAATACCTGGAAATGCACTATGTGATGGGGGCCTTTCTGTTTGGGATGATTTCCCCCAGAGGCTGGGTGGTGCAGGCAATGGAACAGCGCATTGCCCCACTCACCACCCAGTTGATGCTGCCGATCTTTTTTGTGATCTCGGGCCTGAACACCCAGCTCAATTTGCTGAGCAGCATTTCTGGATGGCTGGTTGCCCTATTGATGATTTTTCTGGCTTCTGCAGGGAAACTGGTGGGCTGTGGCTGGTTGGCCTGGAGGTCAGGGGAAAGCCGGGGAGATGCACTGGCTCTGGCCGGGCTCATGAATGCCCGGGGCCTGATGGAATTGGTGATGCTCAACATCGGGCTGCAGATGGGATTGATTGGTCCTTTGCTCTTCAGCATCATGGTGCTGATGGCGGTGGTGACCACCATGCTGGCCACGCCGATTTTTCAGCTGGGCATGCGCTGGTCAGGCCAGCAGATGGGGGAGACTTCAGCAAAAACCCCTCAATAA
- the asnS gene encoding asparagine--tRNA ligase encodes MTLIRDLKQHADQTVTLQVWLTGIRSSGKIHFLQIRDGSGFMQATVFKGDVSEEVFQTAKRLQQEESLILTGLARLDDRAPGGVELSVREIQVVADNAADYPLTPKEHGIDFLLEHRHLWLRHKRPWAIIRVRDAVQTAINNFFHQEGFIRFDAPFFTPNAAEGTTNLFEINLFDEDKAYLSQSGQLYGEAGALAFGKVYTFGPTFRAEKSKTRRHLLEFWMIEPEVAYADHQDNMALQERMVSSVVSHVLNHCQEELKILERDLEKLKPASEGNFPRITYTEALEILKTYGRDIPWGEDFGAPDETLLGNHFDRPVIIEKYPTAFKAFYMQPDPENPDTVLCDDMIAPEGYGEIIGGSQRIHDFELLKSRIEDHGLPLEAFEWYLDLRRYGSVPHSGFGLGLERLVSWITGIDHLREAIPFPRMLTRMYP; translated from the coding sequence ATGACGCTCATCCGTGACCTCAAACAACATGCTGACCAGACCGTGACATTGCAAGTCTGGCTCACCGGAATCCGCTCCAGCGGCAAAATTCACTTTCTGCAGATCAGAGACGGCTCGGGTTTCATGCAGGCCACAGTCTTTAAAGGAGATGTCTCCGAAGAGGTTTTCCAGACGGCCAAACGCCTGCAACAGGAAGAAAGCCTGATCCTCACTGGCCTTGCAAGGCTGGACGACCGCGCGCCTGGGGGCGTAGAGCTCAGTGTGCGTGAAATTCAGGTGGTGGCCGACAATGCTGCCGATTACCCCCTCACCCCCAAAGAACACGGCATTGACTTCCTGCTGGAACACCGTCACCTGTGGCTGAGACACAAGCGGCCCTGGGCGATCATCCGTGTCAGAGACGCAGTGCAAACGGCCATCAACAACTTCTTCCATCAGGAAGGCTTCATTCGCTTTGATGCTCCCTTTTTCACACCCAACGCAGCAGAAGGCACCACCAACCTCTTTGAAATCAACCTCTTTGACGAGGACAAAGCCTACCTGAGCCAGTCCGGGCAGCTTTATGGAGAAGCCGGAGCCCTGGCTTTCGGGAAGGTGTACACCTTCGGCCCCACCTTCCGGGCAGAAAAAAGCAAAACCAGACGCCACCTGCTGGAATTCTGGATGATCGAGCCCGAAGTGGCCTACGCAGACCACCAGGACAACATGGCCCTGCAGGAACGCATGGTCAGTTCTGTGGTCAGCCATGTGCTGAACCATTGTCAGGAAGAACTGAAAATTCTGGAACGGGACCTCGAAAAACTGAAACCCGCCTCAGAGGGCAATTTCCCCAGAATCACTTATACAGAAGCCCTGGAGATCCTCAAAACCTACGGACGCGACATCCCCTGGGGTGAAGATTTTGGTGCGCCCGATGAGACCCTGCTGGGCAACCATTTTGACCGTCCGGTCATCATCGAGAAGTACCCCACTGCATTTAAAGCCTTCTACATGCAGCCTGACCCCGAAAATCCTGACACTGTATTGTGCGACGACATGATTGCTCCAGAAGGCTACGGAGAAATCATCGGAGGCTCCCAGCGCATCCATGACTTTGAACTGTTGAAAAGCCGCATCGAAGACCATGGCCTGCCTTTAGAAGCCTTTGAATGGTACCTGGACCTCAGGCGTTATGGCAGTGTCCCGCACAGCGGATTTGGTCTGGGTCTGGAGCGTCTGGTGTCCTGGATCACCGGAATTGACCACCTGCGGGAAGCCATTCCCTTCCCCAGAATGCTCACCCGCATGTACCCCTGA